The sequence below is a genomic window from Cucumis melo cultivar AY chromosome 5, USDA_Cmelo_AY_1.0, whole genome shotgun sequence.
TACAACAGGAGTAATGAAAGTTCAAAGTGTTCTCTGTACTCTAGTTCCCTTACTTTCAATTCATATGTTTCCACATCcaacataaaacaaaaattcaGTAAGAAAACTTATGAAGTTTGAAGAGCCATAAATCTGTCGCATCGTCGAGTTTTCAGAGAAAACAAGGAAAACTGATGATCCCAACttcttaaaattaaattgaGTCTCAGAAATTCTACTATTTCTTTCCCTAATTTCCAGTCACTTTCTCAATAATAAGACAACAATAATATTCGAAGCCCGTACCTGAACAGAATATTTGACCGCTAGACTAGCCAAGCTATCGCCGCGAAGAATTCGATGAGAGATCGCAAACTTCCCAAGGCAATTATCTCTCCAGAAGCTCCAGGAGCTCGGCTTCCCGACCACATCCTTCACCTTCCACGGCGCTTTGAAAGCTCCGGCGACAATTTCCTGATCGGAAGCAACGGAGTGCCATAGACGGCAAACGCAGCTGGAACGAGCCAAGTCGGGGATGGAAAGGTGCTCGAAGATAAGGCGGAGGATGTCGCGGCAGGAGAGGGCGAAAAAGTGGGAGTTCATCGGAGACAATATGGCAGTGGAATGATCCGCCGGGGGAGGTTGAAGCGGTGGAGAGTGAACGGGCGGCGAGGGATTGAGGTGTCTGAGGATCTCAACGTCGTCGTCTTGATCGCAACAGCATCCCATTTTAGAGAGAAAGGGAGAAAGAAATGAATGGTTGGTTTTTGTTGGATTTTATTTGAACAAATTACAATTAGATTGATAAAGGGTAGGATTGGAAATATCTATAAAGTTAGGCCTATAATCGTCCACTCAACGATAAATCTTTTAcctatttaatttaattctttcttttccaAGTATTGGATTTAGAAATGAGTAAGACCGAAAAAATGAGTCCTACATTCAACCAAAATTAGTTAATTGGAAATCTCAGAGGGTCGATCATGTTGGTTTGAGCAAATAAAAAGCAAAATGAACCGATTGATTGTCACTTACTCCTCCATTGTTAAGGTTTGGAAAGATTTACTAAACCAATTATGATTGGCTCagtttgatcgaaaaatcaactTCTACCAACAAATGCTTACttaattaaatttagaaaaatactTTGATACTTGTCGGACTTTGATAATTAACTAAAATGTCAAATTGAACAATTGAAATACACCAAACCAATGGCTAGAGGTTGAGTCgggtttaattttcaaaaatcaataaaaaaatagGTGATCTAAATCGAAACGAACATAACTAATCGGAGACTATGGACTCGGGGATTGAATTTAGTATATTTGCAATTTTGTTACTCAATTATTTTAACTTGAAATTGTTATTGATGGCAATCACATGAAAAttgaaatgtatttttttttatctaaaatGTAATTAactaaacaataataataagagcATAAGAAGTGGTGGGCGGGACCGGCGGGACGAAGTGTAGTGTTGAAGGACCTTATCTTCTCTCTCTCCGACGATGCACTCACTACCGTCGCAAGCGATTCGTCCTCTTTCACTCTCTTCATCATCTTCAACCTCTCTCTACCTCCGTTCCATCTCTTCAACCTTCTCAGTTTCCCCTTTTTTCAATCTTCAATCCCCTGTTTTTGCCGCCATTTCCAGCCGACTACGACGTTCCACCGTCAGAAGTTGCTCCTCCATCACCGCCAAGCCATCCTCGGAGATCAGACGGACCCGCCCTAATAACGATGAGCCTGATTCCAAGCTTCGGGCTCTCCGTGACTTGTTCTCGAAACCCGACATTGGTATTGACGCCTATATAATCCCATCACAGGACGCTCACCAGGTCCGTCTCGTAATTTCGTTTTCTCTGGTTTCTTATGTGTTGTTAGAGCATAAATTCATTTGGATGTGCTACTCAATCCAACTGGCCGtcgtttatttttattttattttttcctttacttCTGGAAGGAGCAATGTGTGTAATCAAGGCTTCATTTGATAAATTTtgggttttttgtttttggttatTGAAAATTTGTACTTGTTTCTTCCCAATTTCTTGAACATGGTTTTCATTTGCATTTGAATTCTTAGCCATATTCTAAGAACAAAAACACGTTTATGATGGGTTCCTTTTTTGTCAAATGGTACTCAATTGGCAATGTTTGTTGTTCTTGAAGTTTTTTGGAGGGGTGGGAAGAAGAAATCTGGAGTAATTGAGATTTTATGCTGCGAAAGTTTTATGGAAGTTCTATTTTGTATCTGTTTTCAGAGTGAATTCATTGCAGAATGTTACATGAGGAGGGCTTATATATCCGGATTTACTGGCAGCGCTGGAACTGCTGTTGTCACAAGCGACAAAGCAGCACTTTGGACAGATGGACGGTATTTTCTTCAGGTTGAAGACTGAAACTTGCTCATTCTCTTGTTCCTTGACCATTTATAGATTGTGAGAATAATTTTCCTATTATTGATGATCAGGCTGAGAAACAACTAAACtctagttggactctcatgcgAGCTGGAAATCATGGAGTGCCCACCCCAAGTGAATGGCTTGCTGATATTCTAGCTCCTGGTGGTGTAGTTGGAATTGATCCCGTGAGCAATTGTTCTTTTGTATTCTCTTAAGATGATTTCCCCTGTTCTTTTTTCCAATTCTAACTTGGTTTTGAttcctttttaattttctttttcaattctatAACCATAGAATGTTAACGCTTTGCGTACTCCTTCCTCTATCTAATGCCACCTATTGATTTCGTGAAGGGAGCAGTTTCTTTTTTCTGCCGATGCTGCAGAAGATTTGAAAGAGACCGTTTCTAGGAAGAATCACAAGTTGGTTTACCTTTATGATTACAATCTCGTGGATGAAATATGGAAAGATTCAAGACCAAAGCCACCTAGGGGCCCTATAAGAGTGCATGACCTTAGATATGCTGGTTTAGACGTTGCATCAAAGTTGGCTTCTTTGAGGTCTGAGCTCAAAGAAGCTGGTTCATCTGCAATCATTATATCTGTGCTCGATGAAATTGCCTGGCTGTTGAACTTGGTAAAGTTCTatcttatttgtttattttaaattaactaAAGCTGGTATTTTTATGCCTTTTCAAAATATTAGCCGCAAACTACACTGTTATCcttattgtttttgttgttttccTTCTAACTTCTAATTTTCAAGCTAGGATAACTCAAAGAATGTGATTCCACTTTTTTTCTGTTTGTATACAATGAATTATATTCGGTAGAGCATTCTAtgtattatttttctattcctTTGCAGAGAGGAAGTGATGTTCCAAACTCACCTGTTATGTATGCATACTTACTAGTTGAACTTGACGGAGCAAAActgtttgtagataattgtaaAGTCACATCAGAGGTGATGGATCACTTGAAAACTGCAGGAGTCGAGTTAAGACCATATGATTCCATTATTTCTGCAATTGAAAAGTAAGTAAAGTTAATTGAAACTTTTTTCTCTGAGTAGATTAAGGATGGAGATTGTTTTCTATATTGCTTTTAGAAAATTCTAGCGTTCTCATTTTAATTTCTACATGGAAGATATATCAGCACTATTAAACATGGACAGAACAGAGCTTACATTTGAATGTGAACTATATAGAAACTTTCATGAGCAAGTTTCACTATCATGGTATGCATAGGGCTaggaagataaaaaagaaaaaataatacaaaatgaGACATGatattctttccatattttgCTTTTTGTGCGAAGAAAACCCTTTGTGCTTCAGTTATCAATTACAATTTTAATGTTGCAATGATCACCATGCATGCATATGGTCATATCTTTACTTCAATGATGGctggattttttttcttcagttTGGCAGAAAAAGGAGCTAATCTTTGGCTGGACACATCATCAATTAATGCTGCAATTGCAAATGCTTATAGAAGTGCATGTGATAAATACTTTATACGCCTGGGGAATAAAAGAAAAGGCAAGGGTAAGACTTCTGAGACCTCAAATAGTCAGGTTGGACCTACTGGAGTCTATAAGTCATCTCCCATTTCAATGGCTAAGGCCATAAAAAATTATGCTGAGTTAGAGGGGATGCGGAATTCTCATTTGAGGTAACACTGTTCTATCATCAACATTTTTCTTCAATCTTTAATCTTGATTTTGTAATACTGTAATAAATGTGCTATGCCACTTGAAATATCCGTTGATATAGTAACTGATGACTTGCTACAGCCTACGACTTATCCATTTTGAATTGTATCACTTGCTAATCATTTGTGTTTTTGATAGTGTAGATGCTCTTTAAAGTTAGTGAATTTATTTAGTGAATTAGTGGTACAATGTTTTCATGTAGAGATGCAGCTGCTCTTGCTCAATTCTGGTTCTGGTTGGAGCAGGAAATTCTTAACGGTGTTAAACTAACGGAGGTAGAAGTTGCAGACAAGCTTCTAGAATTTCGAAAGAAGCAAGATGGTTTTGTTGACAC
It includes:
- the LOC103494935 gene encoding aminopeptidase P2 isoform X1, coding for MHSLPSQAIRPLSLSSSSSTSLYLRSISSTFSVSPFFNLQSPVFAAISSRLRRSTVRSCSSITAKPSSEIRRTRPNNDEPDSKLRALRDLFSKPDIGIDAYIIPSQDAHQSEFIAECYMRRAYISGFTGSAGTAVVTSDKAALWTDGRYFLQAEKQLNSSWTLMRAGNHGVPTPSEWLADILAPGGVVGIDPFLFSADAAEDLKETVSRKNHKLVYLYDYNLVDEIWKDSRPKPPRGPIRVHDLRYAGLDVASKLASLRSELKEAGSSAIIISVLDEIAWLLNLRGSDVPNSPVMYAYLLVELDGAKLFVDNCKVTSEVMDHLKTAGVELRPYDSIISAIENLAEKGANLWLDTSSINAAIANAYRSACDKYFIRLGNKRKGKGKTSETSNSQVGPTGVYKSSPISMAKAIKNYAELEGMRNSHLRDAAALAQFWFWLEQEILNGVKLTEVEVADKLLEFRKKQDGFVDTSFDTISASGANGAIIHYKPEPSDCSVVDANKLFLLDSGAQYVDGTTDITRTVHFGEPTTRQKECFTRVLQGHIALDQAVFPQDTPGFVLDAFARSSLWKIGLDYRHGTGHGVGAALNVHEGPQSISFRFGNMTGLHSGMIVSNEPGYYEDHSFGIRIENLLIVKDADTPNHFGGIGYLGFEKLTFVPIQTKLVDITLLSVEEVNWLNDYHSQVWEKVSPLLEGSARQWLWNNTRPLMKS
- the LOC103494935 gene encoding aminopeptidase P2 isoform X2, with translation MRRAYISGFTGSAGTAVVTSDKAALWTDGRYFLQAEKQLNSSWTLMRAGNHGVPTPSEWLADILAPGGVVGIDPFLFSADAAEDLKETVSRKNHKLVYLYDYNLVDEIWKDSRPKPPRGPIRVHDLRYAGLDVASKLASLRSELKEAGSSAIIISVLDEIAWLLNLRGSDVPNSPVMYAYLLVELDGAKLFVDNCKVTSEVMDHLKTAGVELRPYDSIISAIENLAEKGANLWLDTSSINAAIANAYRSACDKYFIRLGNKRKGKGKTSETSNSQVGPTGVYKSSPISMAKAIKNYAELEGMRNSHLRDAAALAQFWFWLEQEILNGVKLTEVEVADKLLEFRKKQDGFVDTSFDTISASGANGAIIHYKPEPSDCSVVDANKLFLLDSGAQYVDGTTDITRTVHFGEPTTRQKECFTRVLQGHIALDQAVFPQDTPGFVLDAFARSSLWKIGLDYRHGTGHGVGAALNVHEGPQSISFRFGNMTGLHSGMIVSNEPGYYEDHSFGIRIENLLIVKDADTPNHFGGIGYLGFEKLTFVPIQTKLVDITLLSVEEVNWLNDYHSQVWEKVSPLLEGSARQWLWNNTRPLMKS